A DNA window from Daucus carota subsp. sativus chromosome 3, DH1 v3.0, whole genome shotgun sequence contains the following coding sequences:
- the LOC135151359 gene encoding uncharacterized protein LOC135151359: MEQHMDKTWIGKDRDTLDYEIGVENFLIYAEDNSEDPKSIPCPCSRCGNFKKLSVKVIRGHLYENGFSLGYIKWIWHGESKTTSRSTAASHTKQAPDPNPDLTEAFGVCEAAYNNSGADNYDKDSYEFKRFVADAQQPLYEGSECSKLDSMLKLHNWRARFGISDNAFTDLLSSVGSLLPEDHVLPVNAYEAKKTLSNLGLEYIKFHACPNECVLYRGVNESASECPKCSLSRWKLGKDGKARVNIPAKVMWYFPIIPRFKRMFKSASTAKLLTWHSDKRIQDGQMRHPADSPSCRNVDYRWPTFGNEPRNLSLALAADGINPHNNGLTNRYSCWPVVLITYNLPPWLCMKRKFMMLTVLVSGPHEPGNNIDVFLQPLIDDLLKLWKEGEPNVYDASTNSSFTLRAMLLWTINDFPAYGNLSGCVNQGYMSCPVCGDDTVAKYLSHSRKMCYQGHRRYLPRHHPYRRKKAAFNGEQEFGQPRQPLSGEQVLEQQEQIKFTFGKEVKKAKKVDCPWKKKSIFFDLEYWKFHHVRHCLDVMHIEKNVCDNLIGTLLNIKHKSKDSEASRNDMMEMGIRLDLAPQVGVKRTYLPPSVFTLTKAEKRKVLGSLLSMKLPYGHASNIKNCVSMADAKLFGLKSHDCHILLQQLLPVAIRSVLPKNVRVSIIRLCFFFNSLCNKVVDVSKLEKLQADVVLTLCELEKIFPPSFFDVMIHLTVHLVRELRLCGPVFYRWMFPFERFNKVLKSYVKNHFYPEGCIAERYLGEESVEFCAEFAKQSCTTAGLPKDHDNKLSGPLSAAVIKSVEERERDEAHLSVLLNNHEVHPYIMMHKEYIEHIYGGRNKSIQWLIGEHNRLFADWFQQKVNDEIENGEIVSQAIRWLACKPSFTVLSFEGYLVDGVRYFTKDRDNARVVHNSGVSLVAKTVQVSSAKDLNPVESDMTFYGRIEEIWELDYHAFKAPLFLCRWADSDKGVKIDDLGFTLVDLSRQGHKNDKYVSVDQVKQIFYVEDPVDSTWSVVLTSTSRDYHEVYDDDELGDTILENPPFCSKIPAIDPEADSGNLRENGEGIWIKK, translated from the exons ATGGAACAACATATGGATAAAACATGGATCGGAAAAGACAGGGACACATTAGACTATGAAATCGGGGTtgaaaattttttgatttatgcCGAAGATAATAGTGAAGATCCTAAGAGCATACCTTGTCCATGTTCACGCTGCGGTAATTTCAAGAAGTTATCGGTAAAAGTTATTAGGGGTCATCTGTATGAGAATGGGTTTAGCTTGGGTTACATTAAATGGATTTGGCATGGGGAATCTAAGACTACTTCTAGATCAACTGCTGCTTCTCACACCAAACAGGCTCCTGATCCTAATCCTGATCTGACAGAAGCCTTTGGTGTTTGCGAAGCAGCATATAATAATTCGGGGGCTGATAATTACGATAAAGATTCGTATGAATTCAAGCGGTTTGTAGCTGATGCTCAACAACCTTTATATGAGGGTAGTGAATGCAGTAAACTAGATTCAATGTTAAAATTGCACAACTGGAGGGCGCGATTTGGTATTAGCGATAATGCATTTACTGATCTATTATCTTCTGTGGGTTCCTTACTTCCTGAGGATCATGTCTTGCCTGTTAATGCGTACGAAGCAAAGAAAACCTTATCTAATTTAGGCCTTGAATATATCAAATTCCACGCATGTCCGAATGAGTGTGTTCTGTACAGGGGTGTAAACGAGAGTGCTTCTGAGTGTCCCAAGTGTAGTTTATCTCGATGGAAGCTGGGGAAGGATGGGAAAGCTAGGGTTAATATTCCAGCGAAAGTAATGTGGTACTTTCCAATTATTCCCAGATTTAAACGGATGTTTAAATCTGCTTCAACCGCTAAACTTTTAACTTGGCATTCTGACAAAAGAATTCAGGATGGCCAAATGCGTCATCCAGCAGATTCACCTTCTTGTCGGAATGTTGATTATAGGTGGCCAACCTTCGGTAATGAGCCAAGGAACCTCAGCTTAGCTTTAGCAGCAGATGGTATCAACCCACATAATAACGGTCTAACTAATAGATATAGTTGTTGGCCAGTAGTTTTGATAACTTATAATCTTCCTCCATGGTTATGCatgaagaggaagtttatgATGTTAACCGTACTAGTCTCTGGTCCACATGAGCCTGGTAATAACATTGATGTCTTTCTACAACCACTGATTGATGATTTGCTGAAGCTATGGAAAGAAGGCGAGCCAAATGTATACGATGCTAGTACCAATTCTTCTTTCACTTTAAGAGCAATGTTGTTATGGACGATAAATGACTTCCCGGCATACGGAAATTTATCAGGTTGCGTGAATCAGGGGTATATGTCATGTCCTGTATGTGGTGACGACACTGTTGCGAAATATTTATCCCATAGCAGGAAGATGTGTTATCAAGGTCACCGTCGCTATTTGCCTAGGCATCATCCTTATAGAAGGAAGAAAGCAGCTTTTAACGGCGAACAAGAATTTGGACAACCACGTCAACCCCTTTCTGGAGAACAGGTTCTAGAGCAACAAGAgcaaattaaatttacttttggaaaagaagtaaagAAGGCAAAGAAGGTAGACTGTCCATGGAAGaaaaagtcaattttttttgactTAGAATACTGGAAATTTCATCATGTACGTCACTGTCTCGATGTTATGCACATTGAGAAAAATGTGTGCGACAATTTGATTGGGACACTACTTAATATAAAGCACAAGTCTAAAGACAGTGAAGCATCTCGTAATGACATGATGGAAATGGGGATTAGACTTGATTTAGCTCCGCAAGTAGGTGTAAAGAGAACTTACCTACCTCCTTCTGTTTTTACTCTTACAAAGGCCGAAAAACGAAAAGTGTTGGGATCACTATTATCAATGAAACTGCCATATGGACACGCATCGAATATTAAAAACTGTGTATCAATGGCTGATGCGAAGTTGTTTGGACTCAAGTCCCATGACTGCCACATACTACTTCAGCAGCTGCTTCCGGTCGCAATCCGGTCTGTACTCCCCAAAAATGTAAGGGTTAGCATTATCAGGCTGTGTTTCTTTTTTAACTCTTTGTGTAACAAGGTTGTAGATGTATCAAAACTAGAAAAATTGCAAGCTGATGTGGTACTGACATTGTGCGAGCTAGAAAAGATTTTTCCTCCGTCATTTTTTGATGTAATGATACATCTCACCGTTCATTTGGTCCGAGAATTGCGACTCTGTGGACCTGTTTTCTATCGATGGATGTTTCCTTTCGAACGGTTTAATAAAGTGCTCAAAAGCTACGTGAAAAACCATTTTTATCCGGAAGGTTGTATAGCAGAAAGATATCTTGGAGAAGAATCCGTTGAATTTTGTGCGGAGTTTGCTAAGCAGAGTTGCACAACTGCTGGTCTTCCTAAGGACCATGACAACAAGCTTTCTGGTCCATTATCCGCTGCAGTAATAAAGTCGGTTGAAGAAAGAGAACGGGACGAGGCACATTTAAGTGTGCTTCTAAACAATCATGAAGTTCATCCATATATTAT GATGCACAAGGAATATATTGAACATATTTATGGAGGGAGAAACAAAAGCATTCAGTGGCTGATTGGTGAGCACAATCGGCTTTTTGCGGACTGGTTTCAACAAAAGGTTAACGATGAAATAGAGAATGGTGAAATTGTTTCACAAGCGATAAGATGGCTTGCATGCAAACCGTCATttactgttttatcttttgaaGGCTATCTGGTAGATGGGGTGCGCTACTTCACAAAAGACAGAGATAATGCGAGGGTTGTACATAATAGTGGTGTCTCCTTAGTAGCTAAGACGGTCCAGGTTTCCAGTGCTAAAGATTTAAATCCCGTGGAGAGCGACATGACCTTTTATGGAAGGATTGAAGAAATATGGGAGTTAGATTATCATGCATTTAAAGCCCCATTATTTCTGTGTAGATGGGCAGACAGCGACAAGGGAGTGAAGATAGATGATCTTGGCTTCACACTCGTGGACCTTAGTCGACAAGGAcacaaaaatgataaatatgtgTCCGTTGACCAAGTGAAGCAAATTTTCTACGTTGAAGATCCAGTTGATTCTACATGGTCAGTTGTATTAACCTCAACGAGTCGCGACTATCATGAAGTGTATGATGATGATGAATTAGGAGACACGATATTGGAAAATCCACCTTTTTGCTCTAAAATCCCTGCAATTGATCCAGAGGCTGATTCTGGAAATCTAAGAGAGAATGGAGAGGGAATTTGGATCAAGAAGTGA
- the LOC108213485 gene encoding 3-ketoacyl-CoA synthase 5, producing the protein MEALSIMLNHYHNDHIMFSALLTILITLLLVSVMKLYISKSQTVYLVNFSCLKPPDYCRVPIAGFLEHIRLFDFLDEDSVDFMSKIVSFSGQGNETYYPPSLFYIPPVPTDREAMEEVHMVLFPVFEDLLSKTNLEPRDIDVIIVNCSGFCPEPSLSSIIINKYKMREDVKSYTLTGMGCSASAIAVDMAKNILNTRRNSNAVVLSTEILSTGWYQGREKEKLIINCMFRMGSAAVLLSNKKALKNNSKYKLLFSLRTQTASDDKAYYSAMREEDSEGFTGVTVKKESLQAFAEAVRSHLVILGSSILPLVEKLRYALCVLRKCMIDKSTEIYVPDFKSVVQHFCFPTTGKPMLRKVGKELKLGEGDLEASLMTLHRFGNQSSSSLWYVLAYMEAKENVKKGDKVWQLGLGSGYKCISLLWECVGPIVGEAQTGPWADCISRYPVVPSSSM; encoded by the coding sequence ATGGAAGCTCTCTCAATAATGCTTAACCACTATCATAATGATCACATTATGTTTAGTGCATTACTCACCATATTAATAACTCTTCTACTAGTCTCTGTCATGAAGCTATACATCTCAAAATCTCAAACAGTTTACCTTGTGAATTTCTCATGTCTGAAGCCCCCAGACTACTGTAGGGTTCCCATTGCAGGCTTTCTTGAACACATCAGGTTGTTTGATTTTCTAGACGAAGACAGTGTCGATTTCATGTCGAAGATTGTCAGTTTTTCTGGACAAGGTAATGAAACCTACTATCCACCATCTTTGTTCTATATTCCACCAGTTCCAACTGACCGTGAAGCGATGGAAGAGGTCCACATGGTCCTCTTCCCTGTGTTCGAAGATCTCTTATCCAAAACAAATCTTGAGCCTCGTGATATCGATGTCATTATAGTGAATTGCAGTGGATTCTGCCCTGAACCATCGCTTTCTTCGATCATAATCAACAAGTACAAGATGAGGGAAGATGTCAAGAGCTATACACTCACTGGCATGGGATGCAGCGCAAGTGCAATAGCTGTTGACATGGCTAAAAACATCTTGAACACGCGTAGAAACTCAAACGCTGTCGTTCTGAGCACAGAAATATTGTCAACCGGATGGTACCAAGGCAGAGAAAAAGAGAAACTTATCATCAACTGCATGTTCCGGATGGGAAGTGCAGCAGTCTTGCTGTCAAACAAAAAGGCCTTAAAAAACAACTCAAAATACAAGCTCCTTTTCAGCTTAAGAACTCAAACAGCCTCAGATGACAAGGCCTACTACTCCGCCATGCGCGAAGAGGACTCTGAGGGATTCACTGGCGTGACTGTCAAGAAAGAGTCCCTGCAAGCTTTTGCAGAAGCTGTGCGCTCCCATCTAGTCATTCTAGGCTCATCAATCTTGCCATTAGTCGAAAAACTGCGGTACGCTCTGTGTGTACTCAGGAAGTGCATGATAGACAAGAGCACAGAGATTTATGTGCCTGATTTCAAATCAGTTGTGCAACATTTTTGTTTTCCAACCACAGGGAAACCTATGCTGAGAAAAGTAGGGAAAGAGTTGAAGCTTGGAGAAGGAGACTTGGAAGCTAGTTTGATGACACTGCACAGGTTTGGTAACCAGTCATCATCTTCATTGTGGTATGTTTTGGCTTACATGGAGGCCAAGGAGAATGTGAAGAAGGGTGACAAAGTGTGGCAACTTGGGCTTGGAAGTGGATACAAGTGCATCAGCTTACTCTGGGAGTGTGTAGGGCCTATTGTCGGAGAGGCTCAGACTGGCCCATGGGCTGATTGCATTTCTCGCTATCCTGTAGTTCCTTCATCCAGTATGTAG